A window of the Pristis pectinata isolate sPriPec2 chromosome 27, sPriPec2.1.pri, whole genome shotgun sequence genome harbors these coding sequences:
- the LOC127583780 gene encoding placenta-expressed transcript 1 protein-like gives MASILPVLLLGLFLQCTPSYSKHPCMLENAVGEGNFNVTVSPHYYKPNTTYNVTTSGMGSKVAVTLTAYMNGSSIGTWENENENVTNCAGVTREGSLPITERWTSPNDIASYVNFRACIMMGNATYCHNKTIKKASDDMNTSTAMTTHVYTNMTTMKMQALLQ, from the exons ATGGCTTCAATTCTGCCTGTGCTTCTTCTAGGTTTATTCCTTCAGTGCACACCAAGCTATTCAAAGCATCCTTGCATGTTAGAAAATGCAGTGGGTGAAGGTAACTTTAATGTTACCGTCAGTCCACACTACTACAAACCAAACACAACCTACAATG tTACCACTTCAGGAATGGGAAGCAAAGTAGCGGTCACACTGACAGCTTACATGAATGGATCTTCCATAGGGACAtgggaaaatgaaaatgaaaatgtcacAAATTGTGCAGGAGTCACAAGGGAGGGGAGTCTACCCATAACTGAACGATGGACTTCACCTAATGACATCGCCAGTTATGTTAACTTCAG AGCATGCATCATGATGGGAAATGCAACATATTGCCACAACAAAACCATTAAAAAAG CTTCTGACGACATGAACACTTCCACTGCAATGACTACACACG TTTATACCAACATGACCACTATGAAAATGCAGGCACTTCTCCAATGA